From one Mycobacterium colombiense CECT 3035 genomic stretch:
- a CDS encoding hydrogenase large subunit: MSEQLLGNGFRLALVAAHDDDSVLRLVYLFLAGAPDRRVELECVVPNGDPAVRSLAHLSFPASRFEREMADLYGISPVGHPKPRRLVRHAHWPEEWHPMRAAAGPPPEFEGVGDLRAHFPFVTVEGPGIYEIPVGPVHAGLIEPGHFRFSVAGETVVRLKARLWFVHRGMEKLFEGRPADDAVELAERISGDTSAAHALAHSLAVEDALGVQVPDEAHRLRSLLVELERLYNHVTDLGALANDVGFSLANAHAQRVRERLLRLNASVTGHRLLRDAIRPGAVTLKALPDVAALRAIAADVAELAELTLRNSVVYDRFAGTAVLTREDARALGCLGYVARASGVHTDARLEHPTTVLPVSVSGADAGDVLARYTVRCQEFAASTDLACHLVESHCGPIEYVLTMPTPQRKRSGIGIVEGWRGTIVHRVETDAANRLTRAKIVDPSWFNWPALPVAMADTIVPDFPLANKSFNQSYAGNDL; this comes from the coding sequence ATGTCAGAACAGTTGCTGGGCAACGGGTTCCGCCTGGCACTGGTGGCAGCGCATGACGACGACAGCGTTCTGCGACTGGTCTACTTGTTTCTCGCCGGCGCGCCGGACCGTCGCGTCGAACTGGAATGCGTTGTGCCCAACGGTGACCCTGCGGTGCGTTCGCTGGCTCACCTGTCGTTCCCGGCCAGCCGGTTCGAGCGCGAGATGGCGGATTTGTACGGGATCTCACCGGTCGGACATCCCAAGCCGCGGCGCCTGGTGCGGCATGCGCACTGGCCCGAGGAGTGGCACCCCATGCGCGCGGCCGCGGGCCCGCCGCCGGAATTCGAGGGCGTCGGCGACCTCCGGGCGCATTTCCCGTTCGTCACCGTCGAGGGACCGGGGATCTATGAAATCCCGGTGGGCCCCGTGCACGCGGGACTGATCGAGCCGGGCCACTTCCGCTTCTCGGTCGCCGGCGAAACCGTCGTGCGGCTCAAGGCCCGGCTCTGGTTCGTGCACCGCGGCATGGAAAAGCTGTTCGAGGGCCGCCCGGCCGACGACGCCGTCGAGCTGGCCGAACGGATCAGCGGTGACACGTCGGCGGCGCACGCGCTCGCCCACAGCCTTGCCGTCGAGGACGCGCTCGGCGTGCAGGTTCCCGACGAGGCGCACCGGCTGCGGTCGTTGCTCGTCGAGCTGGAGCGCCTGTACAACCACGTCACCGACCTGGGCGCGCTGGCCAACGACGTCGGATTCTCGCTGGCCAACGCGCACGCGCAACGCGTTCGGGAGCGACTGCTGCGGCTCAACGCGTCGGTCACCGGGCACCGGCTGCTGCGCGACGCCATCCGCCCCGGTGCGGTAACGCTGAAGGCGCTGCCCGACGTCGCCGCGCTGCGCGCCATTGCGGCCGATGTCGCCGAGCTGGCCGAACTGACCCTGCGCAACTCCGTCGTGTACGACCGATTCGCCGGCACCGCCGTGCTGACCCGCGAAGACGCTCGCGCACTCGGCTGTCTGGGATACGTGGCGCGGGCGAGCGGGGTGCACACCGATGCCCGGCTCGAGCACCCCACCACCGTGCTGCCCGTCAGTGTGAGCGGTGCGGATGCGGGTGACGTGCTGGCGCGCTACACGGTGCGGTGCCAAGAATTCGCGGCGTCCACCGATCTTGCCTGTCATCTGGTCGAATCACACTGTGGCCCAATCGAATACGTGTTGACGATGCCGACGCCACAGCGGAAGCGCAGCGGGATCGGCATCGTCGAGGGTTGGCGCGGCACCATCGTTCATCGGGTGGAAACCGACGCGGCCAACCGCCTCACCCGCGCGAAAATCGTCGACCCGTCGTGGTTCAACTGGCCCGCGTTGCCGGTCGCGATGGCCGACACCATCGTCCCCGATTTCCCGTTGGCCAACAAAAGCTTCAACCAGTCCTATGCCGGCAACGATCTTTGA
- a CDS encoding proton-conducting transporter transmembrane domain-containing protein has translation MTGLLLAAILAPVAASLATLIGGWRRATASLTVLSAATVFACGVALGCGAGSGARFALGGLLRVDALSVTMLIVIGTVATLATWASVGYIGTELARGHTDARGARTYGVLTPAFLAAMVVAVSANNIGVIWVAIEATTVITAFLVGHRRTRTALEATWKYVVICSVGIAIAFLGTVLLYYAAEHAGAPAAAALNLDALTAHAAQLDSGTARLAGGLLLIGYGAKAGLFPFHTWLADAHSQAPAPVSALMSGVLLSVAVSVLIRIRPIIDAATGTAFMRSGLLVTGLATLIIAALMLTVTSDIKRMLAYSSMENMGLIAIAAAAGTTLAIAALLLHVLAHGIGKTVLFLAGGQLQAAHDSTAIADITAVLRRSRMLGVSIVAGVIVLLGLPPFAMFASELSIVRALANARLTWVLAAGLLAIAIAFAALARNSGRILLGGATGASEVAPEIVVPKTIAAALTLGVAASIALGVTAGPLAGLFTAAAGIVGASP, from the coding sequence ATGACCGGTCTACTTCTCGCCGCGATCCTCGCGCCTGTCGCCGCGTCGTTGGCGACCTTGATCGGTGGGTGGCGCCGTGCCACCGCGTCGCTGACCGTGCTCTCGGCGGCAACGGTTTTCGCGTGTGGGGTGGCGCTGGGGTGCGGTGCCGGATCCGGGGCCCGATTCGCCCTGGGCGGGTTGCTGCGGGTGGACGCGCTGAGCGTCACGATGCTGATCGTCATCGGAACCGTTGCCACACTGGCGACGTGGGCCAGCGTCGGCTACATCGGAACCGAACTCGCGCGCGGCCACACCGACGCCCGCGGTGCGCGGACCTACGGCGTGCTGACCCCGGCATTTCTGGCCGCGATGGTTGTGGCGGTGTCCGCCAACAATATTGGGGTCATCTGGGTCGCAATCGAGGCGACCACCGTGATCACCGCCTTCCTGGTCGGTCATCGCCGCACGCGCACAGCGCTCGAGGCGACCTGGAAATACGTCGTCATCTGCTCGGTCGGTATCGCGATCGCGTTTCTGGGCACCGTGTTGCTCTATTACGCCGCCGAGCACGCCGGAGCACCCGCCGCCGCGGCGCTGAACCTCGACGCATTGACCGCGCACGCGGCGCAGCTTGATTCCGGCACCGCGCGACTGGCCGGCGGCTTACTCCTGATCGGATATGGCGCGAAAGCCGGGCTTTTCCCGTTTCACACCTGGCTGGCCGACGCTCACAGCCAGGCCCCGGCGCCCGTCTCGGCTCTGATGAGCGGCGTACTGCTGTCGGTGGCCGTCTCGGTGCTGATCCGCATCAGGCCGATCATCGACGCGGCAACCGGGACCGCCTTCATGCGCTCGGGGCTGCTGGTGACCGGACTGGCGACGCTGATCATCGCGGCGCTGATGCTGACCGTGACATCCGACATCAAGCGCATGCTCGCCTACTCCTCGATGGAGAACATGGGCCTGATCGCGATCGCGGCGGCCGCCGGCACGACGCTGGCGATCGCCGCGCTGCTGCTGCACGTCCTCGCGCACGGGATCGGGAAGACGGTGCTGTTCCTGGCCGGCGGCCAGTTGCAGGCCGCGCACGATTCCACCGCCATCGCCGACATCACCGCCGTGCTGCGGCGCTCCCGGATGCTGGGTGTGTCGATCGTTGCCGGGGTGATCGTGCTGCTCGGACTGCCGCCCTTCGCGATGTTCGCCAGCGAGCTGTCCATCGTCCGCGCGCTTGCCAACGCCCGGCTCACCTGGGTCCTGGCCGCGGGCCTGCTGGCGATCGCCATCGCATTCGCCGCGCTGGCGCGCAACTCGGGCCGCATCCTGCTCGGCGGTGCCACCGGCGCATCCGAGGTAGCACCGGAAATCGTTGTGCCTAAAACGATCGCCGCCGCACTGACGCTCGGTGTCGCCGCATCGATCGCCCTCGGGGTGACCGCCGGCCCGCTTGCCGGCCTGTTCACCGCCGCGGCGGGCATCGTGGGGGCATCGCCGTGA
- a CDS encoding respiratory chain complex I subunit 1 family protein, translating to MSYAAGATQLGAVVAGSPLVVGLTRQVRARWEGRVGAGVLQPWYDIVKQLGKQQIKPLGTTVVFAAAPVIVAASTLLIAAIAPLVATGSPLDASADLFAVVGLLFVGTVALTLAGIDTGTSFGGMGASREITIAALVEPTILLAVFALSMPAGSANLGALVAHTIAHPGGVVSLAAVLAFVALVIVIVAETGRLPVDNPATHLELTMVHEAMVLEYAGPRLALVEWAAGMRLTVLLALLANLFVPWGIADGGPGAIGIVIGLVAVVAKVAVLAAVLATVEVFMAKLRLFRVPELLAGSFVLALLAVIAANFFGVPA from the coding sequence TTGTCCTACGCCGCCGGTGCGACTCAGCTCGGCGCCGTGGTCGCCGGTTCACCGCTCGTGGTGGGCCTGACCCGGCAGGTGCGGGCGCGGTGGGAGGGCCGCGTCGGCGCGGGCGTCCTGCAGCCGTGGTACGACATCGTCAAACAGCTTGGCAAACAACAGATCAAGCCACTCGGAACGACGGTCGTGTTCGCGGCCGCCCCCGTCATCGTCGCAGCGTCGACCCTGCTGATCGCCGCGATCGCGCCGCTCGTCGCGACCGGATCTCCACTGGACGCCAGCGCCGACCTGTTCGCCGTGGTCGGCCTGCTGTTCGTGGGCACCGTCGCGCTGACCCTGGCCGGGATTGACACCGGGACCTCCTTCGGCGGCATGGGGGCCAGTCGCGAAATCACCATCGCGGCGTTGGTGGAGCCCACCATTTTGCTCGCGGTCTTCGCGCTCTCCATGCCGGCGGGGTCGGCCAATCTCGGTGCGCTGGTTGCGCATACCATCGCCCATCCCGGCGGGGTGGTGTCGCTGGCCGCGGTGCTGGCCTTCGTCGCCCTGGTGATCGTGATCGTCGCCGAGACCGGGCGCCTTCCGGTGGACAACCCGGCAACCCACCTGGAGCTCACAATGGTCCACGAGGCCATGGTCCTCGAATACGCGGGCCCTCGCCTCGCCCTGGTGGAGTGGGCGGCCGGTATGCGGCTGACGGTCCTGCTGGCGCTGTTGGCTAACCTGTTCGTGCCGTGGGGAATTGCCGACGGCGGCCCCGGCGCGATCGGCATCGTCATCGGCCTGGTGGCGGTCGTGGCCAAGGTCGCCGTGCTGGCCGCGGTCCTGGCCACCGTCGAGGTGTTCATGGCCAAGCTTCGGCTCTTCCGGGTGCCCGAGCTGCTGGCCGGGTCATTCGTGTTGGCGTTGCTCGCGGTGATCGCCGCGAACTTCTTCGGGGTGCCCGCATGA
- a CDS encoding proton-conducting transporter transmembrane domain-containing protein, producing MSKPLRRSDFGPVLAGALTSLLGALGVWAGLLGMFGKARAVHVGWLLPLSGVQLDLDPLGGFFMALTGSVAGAVGVYVIGYARHGRPSRATLTALPVFVAAMLAVPAAGSATTFLFAWESMAVASLVLVLAEHTRLEVRAAALVYAVMTQLGFVSILAGLVVLAAAGGGDRFADLHRIPPGTATAVFALTVAGFGSKAGLVPLHAWLPRAHPEAPSPVSALMSAAMVNLGVYGICRFDLQLLGPGPRWWGLTLMAIGAVSALYGVVQASVATDLKRLLAYSTTENLGLITLALGAATLFAASGAAGPAVIAAAAAMLHLMAHAAFKSLGFLAAGSVLAATGLRDLDRLGGLARRMPATTMLFGTAALGACGLPLGAGFLSEWLLVQSLIHTASGHATLLALTTPLAVGAVALTTGLGVAAMVKAFGIGFLARPRSDEAARAREAGAAMVAGMVLAAAACVVLALVPSVVAPALRRALAALPAARAAQFTDFGTLVRLPGVQGSVAPGVIAAALGVAAVTVTALAQWRKRLRPEPADLPLWACGADDLTDRMQYTATSFAEPLQRVFDDVLRPDTDVEITHVAESRYFAERIVYRTRIADAIEERFYAPVLQLVAAAAAVVRRAHTGSVHLYLAYGALGVLAVLVIAR from the coding sequence ATGTCGAAGCCGTTGCGCCGCAGCGATTTCGGTCCCGTTCTGGCGGGGGCGCTCACCTCGTTGCTCGGTGCCCTCGGCGTCTGGGCCGGCCTGCTGGGAATGTTCGGCAAGGCCCGTGCGGTCCACGTCGGTTGGTTGCTGCCGCTGTCCGGGGTGCAGCTGGATCTGGACCCGCTGGGCGGCTTCTTCATGGCGCTCACCGGGTCTGTCGCGGGGGCGGTCGGCGTTTACGTGATCGGGTATGCCCGGCACGGGCGGCCGAGCCGGGCCACGCTGACGGCGTTGCCGGTGTTCGTCGCGGCGATGCTGGCGGTGCCGGCCGCGGGGTCGGCGACCACATTCCTGTTCGCGTGGGAATCGATGGCGGTCGCGTCATTGGTGCTGGTGTTGGCCGAGCACACCCGACTGGAGGTTCGCGCGGCCGCGTTGGTGTACGCGGTGATGACGCAGCTGGGTTTCGTGTCGATCCTGGCCGGCCTGGTGGTGCTGGCCGCCGCCGGCGGCGGCGACCGGTTCGCCGATCTGCATCGGATACCGCCGGGCACCGCCACCGCGGTCTTTGCGCTGACGGTGGCCGGGTTCGGCTCGAAGGCCGGCCTGGTGCCATTGCACGCGTGGCTGCCGCGCGCTCACCCGGAAGCGCCCAGCCCGGTGTCGGCGCTGATGAGCGCGGCGATGGTCAACCTGGGGGTGTACGGCATCTGTCGCTTCGATCTGCAGTTGCTCGGACCGGGGCCGCGGTGGTGGGGCCTCACCCTGATGGCCATCGGTGCGGTCTCCGCCCTCTACGGGGTGGTGCAGGCCTCGGTCGCCACGGATCTCAAACGCCTACTGGCGTATTCGACAACCGAGAACCTCGGGTTGATCACCCTCGCGTTGGGAGCCGCGACCCTGTTCGCGGCGTCCGGCGCCGCCGGGCCCGCCGTGATCGCCGCGGCCGCGGCCATGTTGCACCTGATGGCGCACGCGGCGTTCAAGAGTCTCGGATTCCTGGCGGCCGGGTCGGTGCTGGCCGCGACGGGCCTGCGTGACCTCGATCGGTTGGGCGGTCTGGCCCGCCGAATGCCGGCCACCACCATGCTGTTTGGGACGGCCGCGCTCGGGGCGTGTGGGTTGCCGCTCGGGGCCGGTTTCCTCAGCGAGTGGTTGCTGGTGCAGTCGCTGATTCACACGGCTTCCGGTCATGCCACCCTCCTGGCCTTGACCACGCCGCTGGCCGTCGGCGCCGTCGCGCTCACCACCGGCCTGGGTGTGGCGGCGATGGTCAAGGCGTTCGGGATCGGCTTCCTGGCGCGGCCGCGCAGCGACGAGGCCGCCCGCGCCCGCGAGGCGGGGGCCGCCATGGTGGCGGGCATGGTCCTCGCCGCCGCCGCCTGCGTGGTCCTGGCGCTGGTGCCGTCGGTGGTGGCGCCGGCACTGCGCCGGGCGCTCGCCGCGCTACCCGCGGCGCGGGCGGCGCAGTTCACCGATTTCGGCACCCTGGTACGGCTTCCGGGCGTGCAGGGGTCGGTGGCACCCGGGGTCATCGCGGCCGCCCTGGGCGTGGCCGCGGTGACCGTCACCGCGTTGGCGCAATGGCGCAAGCGCCTTCGACCGGAACCCGCCGACTTGCCGCTATGGGCCTGTGGCGCGGACGATCTCACCGACCGCATGCAATACACCGCAACCTCTTTCGCCGAACCGCTGCAGCGGGTCTTCGACGATGTGTTGCGACCCGACACCGACGTCGAGATCACCCACGTTGCCGAGTCGCGGTATTTCGCCGAGAGGATCGTCTATCGCACCCGCATCGCCGACGCGATAGAGGAACGCTTCTACGCGCCGGTGCTGCAACTGGTGGCGGCGGCCGCGGCTGTGGTGCGCCGCGCGCACACCGGCAGCGTTCACCTGTACCTGGCCTACGGTGCGCTCGGCGTCCTCGCCGTGCTGGTGATCGCCCGATGA
- a CDS encoding NADH-quinone oxidoreductase subunit B family protein: protein MGWIGRALRVGRITEPAAPAPPMSANPVAGVRGSVQIRHVDAGSCNGCEVEISGAFGPVYDVERFGARLVASPRHADALLVTGVVTRNMAGPLRATLDATPRPRRVIACGDCALGRGVFRDGYGVVGAVGDVVPVDVEIPGCPPSPSQIVAALRSVTGK, encoded by the coding sequence CCGCCGCACCCGCTCCGCCGATGTCGGCGAATCCGGTTGCGGGAGTGCGCGGTTCGGTTCAAATCCGGCACGTCGATGCCGGTTCGTGCAACGGCTGCGAGGTGGAGATCTCCGGCGCGTTCGGACCGGTATATGACGTCGAGCGATTCGGGGCGCGGCTGGTGGCCTCCCCCCGCCACGCGGATGCCCTGCTGGTGACCGGCGTCGTGACCCGGAACATGGCCGGACCGCTGCGCGCCACCCTCGACGCCACCCCCCGGCCGCGGCGGGTGATCGCCTGCGGCGACTGTGCGCTTGGCCGGGGTGTCTTCAGGGACGGCTACGGCGTCGTCGGCGCGGTGGGCGATGTGGTGCCCGTCGACGTGGAGATTCCGGGATGTCCGCCGAGCCCGAGCCAGATCGTCGCCGCGCTGCGATCGGTGACCGGCAAGTGA